A genomic window from Sphingobacterium sp. BN32 includes:
- the carB gene encoding carbamoyl-phosphate synthase large subunit — translation MPRNTSINSVLIIGSGPIVIGQACEFDYSGSQAALSLKEEGISVSIINSNPATIMTDNVVADHVYLLPLTCESIEQILQERQIDAVLPTMGGQTALNLCIEASNRGLWEKYNVKVIGVDVAAIEKTENREEFRQLMIDIGVGVATSKIANSFLEGKEAAQIIGFPLVIRPSYTLAGTGGGFVHKKEDFDAALNRGLHASPTHEVLVEQAVLGWKEFELELLRDTNDNVIIICTIENFDPMGIHTGDSITVAPGMTLSDKCYQDMRNQAIKMMRSIGNFAGGCNVQFSVNPENEEIIAIEINPRVSRSSALASKATGYPIAKIAAKLAIGYNLDELQNQITKTTSAYFEPTLDYVIVKVPRFNFDKFKGANKELGLQMKAVGEVMAIGRTFIEALQKAAQSLETGRAGLGADGRQSRNLEEIMYSLEHPSADRLFHIKDAFELGVPLESIRKATLIDKWFLVQIQELVQLEGELRRYQLNNIPRDFFMTLKQKGYSDYQISWLLGNVTEDEVYDRRKELGISRVYKMVDTCAAEFPAHTPYYYSTFEDENESIVSDRKKIIVLGSGPNRIGQGIEFDYSCVHGLLAAKECGYEAIMVNCNPETVSTDFNMADKLYFEPVFWEHVREIIELEKPEGVIVQLGGQTALKMAERLEALGVKIIGTSFEDMDLAEDRGRFSDLLKDLDIPYPKYGVATNAEEALKVANEVGYPVLVRPSYVLGGQGMSIVINDEDLEKAVVTLLKSLPGNQILIDHFLDRAEEAESDSICDGEDVHIIGMMEHIEPAGIHSGDSSAVLPPFSLSEAVQQKMEEYSIKLAKALNVKGLLNIQFAIKDENVYVIEANPRASRTVPFIAKAYDVPYINIATKVMLGENKLKDFTIVRKLKGYAIKEPVFSFSKFPEVDKQLGPEMKSTGEAIRFIKDLNDPHFRELYSQKSMFLNAQ, via the coding sequence ATGCCTAGAAACACCTCCATTAATTCGGTATTAATCATTGGATCTGGACCTATTGTCATCGGTCAAGCCTGTGAATTTGATTACTCAGGATCTCAAGCAGCCTTATCTTTAAAAGAAGAGGGTATTTCAGTTTCCATCATCAACTCTAACCCTGCAACCATTATGACTGATAATGTTGTAGCGGATCATGTTTACCTACTTCCATTAACATGCGAAAGTATTGAGCAGATTCTTCAAGAGCGTCAAATCGATGCTGTTCTACCTACGATGGGTGGACAGACAGCATTGAACTTGTGTATTGAGGCTTCGAATCGCGGACTTTGGGAAAAGTATAACGTGAAAGTAATCGGTGTTGATGTTGCAGCGATTGAAAAAACAGAAAACCGCGAGGAATTCCGTCAATTAATGATCGACATCGGCGTTGGGGTTGCGACTTCAAAAATCGCTAACTCTTTCTTAGAAGGTAAAGAAGCGGCACAAATCATTGGTTTCCCATTGGTTATCCGTCCTTCTTATACATTGGCTGGAACCGGAGGTGGGTTCGTACATAAGAAAGAAGATTTTGACGCAGCTTTAAATCGTGGTCTTCATGCGTCGCCAACACACGAAGTATTGGTTGAGCAAGCGGTATTAGGTTGGAAAGAATTTGAGCTCGAGTTATTGCGCGATACAAATGATAACGTAATTATCATCTGTACGATCGAGAACTTTGACCCAATGGGTATCCACACAGGAGACTCGATCACGGTAGCTCCGGGTATGACCCTATCTGACAAATGTTACCAAGATATGCGTAATCAGGCGATCAAGATGATGCGCTCGATCGGTAACTTCGCTGGCGGTTGTAACGTTCAGTTCTCCGTGAATCCGGAAAATGAAGAAATCATCGCAATCGAAATCAACCCTCGCGTATCTCGTTCTTCAGCATTAGCATCGAAAGCAACAGGTTACCCTATCGCGAAGATTGCTGCGAAATTAGCAATCGGTTATAACTTAGACGAGCTTCAGAATCAAATTACAAAAACTACTTCAGCTTATTTCGAGCCTACGTTAGACTATGTAATCGTGAAAGTTCCTCGTTTCAACTTTGATAAATTCAAAGGTGCAAATAAAGAATTAGGCTTGCAGATGAAAGCTGTTGGTGAGGTGATGGCAATCGGTCGTACATTCATCGAGGCGCTTCAAAAGGCAGCACAATCATTGGAAACTGGCCGCGCGGGTCTAGGTGCCGATGGTCGTCAATCTAGAAACTTAGAAGAAATCATGTACAGCTTGGAGCATCCAAGTGCTGATCGTCTTTTCCATATTAAAGATGCTTTCGAACTAGGTGTTCCATTGGAATCTATTCGTAAAGCAACACTTATCGACAAGTGGTTCTTGGTACAAATTCAAGAGCTAGTTCAATTAGAAGGCGAATTACGTCGCTACCAATTGAACAATATTCCTCGCGATTTCTTCATGACCTTGAAACAAAAAGGATATTCTGATTACCAAATTTCATGGTTGTTGGGGAATGTGACGGAAGATGAGGTTTATGACCGTCGTAAAGAATTAGGTATTAGTCGTGTTTATAAAATGGTGGATACTTGTGCGGCAGAATTTCCTGCACATACACCTTACTACTACTCGACTTTCGAAGATGAGAACGAATCTATCGTTTCTGATCGCAAGAAAATCATCGTATTGGGTTCAGGTCCTAACCGCATCGGTCAGGGTATCGAATTCGATTACTCATGTGTACACGGATTATTAGCTGCGAAAGAGTGTGGGTACGAAGCAATCATGGTTAACTGTAACCCTGAGACGGTTTCTACTGACTTCAACATGGCAGATAAATTATACTTTGAGCCAGTATTCTGGGAGCATGTTCGCGAAATCATCGAACTAGAAAAACCAGAAGGTGTAATCGTACAGTTAGGTGGTCAGACAGCATTGAAGATGGCTGAGCGCTTAGAAGCTTTAGGTGTGAAAATCATCGGTACTTCATTCGAGGACATGGACTTAGCGGAAGATCGCGGTCGTTTCTCGGACTTATTGAAAGATTTAGATATTCCTTATCCTAAATATGGTGTTGCTACGAATGCAGAGGAAGCATTGAAGGTGGCAAACGAAGTTGGTTACCCAGTTTTAGTACGTCCTTCATATGTATTGGGTGGACAAGGAATGAGCATCGTGATCAACGATGAGGACTTGGAGAAAGCAGTAGTTACCCTATTGAAGAGCCTTCCAGGAAACCAGATCTTAATTGACCATTTCTTAGACAGAGCGGAAGAAGCAGAATCGGATTCCATCTGTGATGGTGAAGATGTACACATCATCGGTATGATGGAGCACATTGAGCCTGCAGGTATCCACTCGGGCGACTCATCGGCGGTATTGCCTCCATTCAGCCTATCAGAAGCTGTTCAACAAAAGATGGAAGAGTATTCGATCAAACTAGCGAAAGCGTTGAATGTGAAAGGTTTATTGAATATCCAATTTGCGATCAAAGATGAGAACGTATATGTAATTGAGGCGAACCCTCGTGCATCACGTACAGTTCCTTTCATCGCGAAGGCATACGATGTTCCTTACATCAATATCGCTACGAAAGTGATGTTGGGCGAAAACAAGTTGAAAGACTTTACCATCGTTCGTAAGTTAAAAGGATATGCAATCAAAGAACCTGTGTTCTCATTCTCGAAATTCCCTGAGGTTGATAAACAATTAGGTCCTGAGATGAAATCAACTGGTGAAGCAATTCGTTTCATCAAAGATTTGAACGATCCTCACTTTAGAGAATTGTACAGTCAAAAATCAATGTTTTTAAATGCACAGTAG
- a CDS encoding formylglycine-generating enzyme family protein, with amino-acid sequence MGKLIFTILIASTTILPGFAQQPITVDSSQMICHAEAVPSRATAIKNANIAQQGKDTVKMVYIKGGTFQMGSSNFADAKPVHEVTLSPFYMDEHEVTNDQYAAFVEATGYITVAERPLDPKDFPNVDPKVLVPGSAVFKAPNKVQGMQNHLQWWDYIPGANWRHPEGPESSIEGKGDHPVTQLAYEDAEAYAKWAGKRLPTEAEWEFAAKEGKHSDETYYWGSEKTPHGEWMANIFQGTFPTHNSKEDGYESTAPVKSFPPNLYGLYDMEGNVWEWCSDFYRPDYYANSPKENPKGPAESYDPQEPGAVKRVQRGGSFLCNDQYCERYKAGSRGKGEVNSPTNNVGFRCVKVLDIRH; translated from the coding sequence ATGGGAAAACTCATCTTCACTATCTTAATTGCTTCGACTACTATATTGCCAGGTTTCGCTCAACAGCCCATTACAGTGGATTCCTCACAGATGATCTGTCATGCTGAGGCCGTTCCATCGCGTGCTACGGCGATTAAAAACGCCAATATTGCACAACAGGGAAAAGATACCGTCAAGATGGTTTACATAAAAGGAGGAACCTTTCAGATGGGCTCTTCAAATTTCGCAGATGCAAAGCCTGTTCACGAAGTAACGCTGTCACCATTCTATATGGATGAGCATGAAGTCACGAATGATCAATATGCTGCATTTGTAGAAGCCACCGGATATATTACAGTAGCAGAACGTCCTTTAGATCCGAAAGATTTTCCGAATGTTGATCCAAAGGTGCTTGTTCCGGGATCTGCAGTGTTCAAAGCGCCAAATAAGGTGCAGGGAATGCAGAACCACCTTCAATGGTGGGATTATATCCCCGGAGCAAATTGGCGTCATCCTGAAGGCCCCGAAAGCAGTATAGAGGGGAAAGGCGATCACCCTGTCACCCAATTAGCGTATGAAGATGCTGAAGCCTATGCAAAATGGGCAGGAAAGCGATTGCCAACCGAAGCCGAATGGGAATTCGCTGCAAAAGAGGGAAAACACAGCGATGAAACCTATTATTGGGGATCCGAAAAAACGCCACATGGTGAATGGATGGCCAATATCTTCCAAGGAACCTTTCCAACCCATAACAGCAAAGAAGACGGCTATGAAAGCACTGCTCCTGTGAAATCTTTCCCACCAAACCTTTATGGACTATATGACATGGAGGGCAATGTGTGGGAATGGTGTTCCGATTTTTACCGACCAGATTACTACGCAAATTCCCCAAAAGAAAACCCAAAAGGTCCTGCCGAATCTTATGACCCACAAGAACCCGGCGCCGTAAAACGCGTACAGCGTGGCGGCTCCTTCCTCTGTAACGATCAATACTGCGAACGCTATAAAGCCGGCAGCCGAGGAAAAGGAGAGGTCAACTCTCCAACAAATAATGTGGGTTTTAGGTGTGTGAAAGTTTTAGATATTAGACATTAG